The proteins below are encoded in one region of Sminthopsis crassicaudata isolate SCR6 chromosome 1, ASM4859323v1, whole genome shotgun sequence:
- the TUBB2B gene encoding tubulin beta-2B chain: MREIVHIQAGQCGNQIGAKFWEVISDEHGIDPTGSYHGDSDLQLERINVYYNEATGNKYVPRAILVDLEPGTMDSVRSGPFGQIFRPDNFVFGQSGAGNNWAKGHYTEGAELVDSVLDVVRKESESCDCLQGFQLTHSLGGGTGSGMGTLLISKIREEYPDRIMNTFSVMPSPKVSDTVVEPYNATLSVHQLVENTDETYCIDNEALYDICFRTLKLTTPTYGDLNHLVSATMSGVTTCLRFPGQLNADLRKLAVNMVPFPRLHFFMPGFAPLTSRGSQQYRALTVPELTQQMFDSKNMMAACDPRHGRYLTVAAIFRGRMSMKEVDEQMLNVQNKNSSYFVEWIPNNVKTAVCDIPPRGLKMSATFIGNSTAIQELFKRISEQFTAMFRRKAFLHWYTGEGMDEMEFTEAESNMNDLVSEYQQYQDATADEQGEFEEEEGEDEA, translated from the exons ATGCGTGAGATCGTGCACATTCAGGCTGGTCAATGTGGCAACCAGATAGGCGCTAAG TTTTGGGAGGTCATCAGTGATGAGCATGGGATTGATCCCACAGGCAGTTACCATGGAGACAGTGATTTGCAGCTGGAGAGAATCAATGTTTACTACAATGAAGCCACTG GTAACAAATATGTTCCCCGTGCAATCCTGGTGGATTTGGAGCCTGGCACAATGGACTCAGTCAGGTCTGGACCATTTGGCCAGATCTTCAGACCAGATAACTTTGTTTTTG gCCAGAGTGGTGCAGGGAATAACTGGGCCAAAGGCCACTACACAGAGGGGGCAGAGTTAGTAGACTCTGTCCTGGATGTAGTGAGGAAGGAGTCAGAAAGCTGTGATTGTCTGCAGGGTTTCCAGCTGACCCATTCCCTGGGAGGCGGCACAGGGTCTGGAATGGGAACCCTGCTCATCAGCAAGATCAGGGAGGAGTACCCAGACAGAATCATGAATACCTTCAGTGTGATGCCCTCCCCCAAGGTGTCAGACACTGTCGTGGAGCCCTACAACGCCACCCTCTCTGTCCACCAGCTGGTGGAGAACACAGACGAGACCTATTGCATCGACAACGAGGCTCTCTATGACATTTGCTTCAGAACCCTGAAGCTGACCACTCCCACTTATGGAGACCTCAACCACTTGGTCTCTGCCACCATGAGTGGAGTGACCACCTGTCTGAGGTTCCCAGGCCAGCTAAACGCCGACCTGCGCAAGCTGGCGGTGAACATGGTGCCGTTCCCCCGCCTGCACTTCTTCATGCCGGGCTTTGCCCCTCTGACCAGCCGTGGCAGCCAGCAGTACCGTGCCCTGACGGTGCCTGAACTCACCCAGCAGATGTTCGACTCTAAAAACATGATGGCCGCCTGTGACCCGCGCCACGGCCGCTACCTGACCGTGGCCGCCATCTTCAGGGGCCGCATGTCCATGAAGGAGGTGGACGAGCAGATGCTCAACGTGCAGAATAAAAACAGCAGCTACTTTGTGGAGTGGATCCCCAACAACGTGAAGACGGCCGTGTGCGACATCCCTCCCCGCGGCCTCAAGATGTCCGCCACCTTCATTGGCAACAGCACGGCTATCCAGGAGCTGTTCAAGCGCATTTCGGAGCAGTTCACGGCCATGTTCCGGCGCAAGGCTTTCTTGCACTGGTACACAGGGGAAGGCATGGATGAGATGGAGTTCACCGAAGCAGAGAGCAACATGAACGACCTGGTGTCTGAATATCAGCAGTACCAGGATGCCACTGCTGATGAGCAAGGGGAgtttgaggaggaggagggggaggatgaGGCTTAA